One Brachyspira suanatina DNA segment encodes these proteins:
- a CDS encoding DUF58 domain-containing protein → MFKDSNITTQDLLRSVRQIEIKTSKIVNSYFAGQYHSAFKGQGIEFDEVRKYTIGDDVRAMDWKVSARYNEPFIKRFREERELSVVILADFSASTDFGFTKTKHNLIVELSALLSFSALKNNDKVGLLIFTDTVEKFIPLNKGKNHVLRIIRELIEFDPKSTQTNVANALEYFNRIQKRDSITFLITDACSELPKKEIDITRKRHDFIVCLVNDKLEYHLPSLGGTLVLSDLENNDYVYFDMSNKKIREEYFNEQNRIMEERLNFLKRNSIERIILDTSSDYVNDVMKFFVKRRR, encoded by the coding sequence ATGTTTAAAGACAGCAATATAACAACTCAGGATTTACTTAGATCCGTAAGACAAATAGAAATAAAAACTTCAAAAATAGTTAACTCTTATTTTGCAGGACAGTATCATTCTGCTTTCAAAGGTCAAGGTATAGAGTTTGATGAAGTAAGAAAATATACTATAGGCGATGATGTAAGAGCTATGGATTGGAAGGTTAGTGCTAGATACAATGAACCTTTCATTAAACGTTTCAGAGAGGAGAGAGAACTTAGCGTTGTAATACTTGCAGATTTTTCAGCCTCTACAGATTTTGGATTCACTAAAACAAAACATAATCTAATAGTAGAGCTTAGTGCATTGCTTAGCTTTTCTGCTTTAAAAAATAATGATAAAGTAGGGCTTTTAATATTTACTGATACTGTAGAGAAATTTATTCCTTTAAACAAGGGTAAGAATCATGTACTTAGAATAATAAGAGAGCTTATAGAATTTGATCCTAAAAGTACTCAGACTAATGTAGCTAATGCTTTAGAATATTTTAATAGAATACAAAAAAGAGACAGCATTACTTTTTTAATTACAGATGCCTGTTCTGAACTTCCAAAGAAGGAAATAGACATTACAAGAAAACGTCATGATTTTATAGTATGCTTAGTTAATGATAAACTAGAGTATCATCTTCCTAGTTTGGGAGGTACTTTAGTATTGTCTGATTTGGAAAATAATGATTATGTTTATTTTGATATGTCTAATAAAAAGATAAGAGAAGAATATTTTAATGAACAGAATAGAATCATGGAAGAAAGACTCAATTTTTTGAAAAGAAATTCCATAGAGCGTATAATTCTTGATACTTCCAGTGATTATGTTAATGATGTAATGAAGTTTTTTGTCAAAAGAAGAAGATAA